From a single Vitis vinifera cultivar Pinot Noir 40024 chromosome 18, ASM3070453v1 genomic region:
- the LOC100255018 gene encoding glucuronoxylan 4-O-methyltransferase 3: MRPSKPQTSINLKLILVCFLCLLLFLLVFKSNFTPFQENHPSPILETHVSNSTSTPAAEEQPPSRDCPSLPLTPTCTKTPPSLAQALVHYATLNITPQQTFNEISVSLRVLQKKAPCNFLVFGLGHDSLMWTALNHGGRTIFLEEDKSWIEQIKQKLPSLESYHVVYDSKVHQADELMEVGMGEDCKVVVDPRFSKCKLSLKGFPNEVYDVEWDLIMVDAPTGYHDEAPGRMSAIYTAGLMARNREDGETDVFVHDVDRVVEDKFSKAFLCEGYFREQEGRIRHFTIPSHRTRSGRSFCP, from the exons ATGAGGCCATCGAAGCCTCAAACCTCTATCAACCTTAAGCTCATCCTCGTCTGTTTTCTCTGTCTTCTCCTCTTCCTTTTGGTATTCAAATCAAACTTCACACCTTTCCAAGAAAATCATCCATCACCCATCTTAGAAACTCATGTATCAAACTCAACCAGTACTCCAGCTGCAGAAGAACAACCACCATCACGAGATTGTCCATCTCTACCCCTCACACCAACTTGCACCAAAACCCCACCCTCCCTAGCCCAAGCTCTTGTCCACTATGCAACCCTCAACATCACCCCACAACAAACCTTCAATGAAATCTCGGTGTCCTTGAGAGTTCTTCAAAAGAAGGCACCCTGCAACTTCCTGGTCTTTGGCCTAGGCCATGACAGCCTCATGTGGACTGCGCTCAACCATGGTGGCCGCACCATCTTCCTCGAAGAAGACAAGTCCTGGATCGAGCAAATCAAGCAGAAGCTCCCCAGCTTGGAATCCTATCATGTAGTCTACGACAGCAAG GTTCACCAAGCAGATGAGCTGATGGAGGTTGGCATGGGAGAGGACTGCAAGGTTGTTGTTGACCCAAGATTTTCCAAGTGTAAACTTTCATTGAAGGGGTTTCCAAATGAGGTGTATGATGTGGAATGGGACTTGATAATGGTGGATGCACCAACTGGGTATCATGATGAGGCACCAGGGAGGATGAGTGCCATCTACACTGCAGGGCTGATGGCTAGGAATAGGGAAGATGGTGAGACTGATGTGTTTGTGCATGATGTGGATAGGGTGGTGGAGGACAAGTTTTCCAAGGCATTTTTGTGTGAGGGCTACTTTAGGGAACAAGAAGGCAGGATTAGGCATTTTACCATTCCAAGCCATAGGACTCGATCCGGAAGATCCTTTTGCCCATGA